In Butyrivibrio fibrisolvens, the DNA window GGAACCCTCTTTCAAAAGATCATCTCCATGTCATGTATGTACCTGCAGTGCCGGATACAAAACACGATGGATACCAATACAAATTATGTGCTGATCAGTTAACAAAAAGAGCCCGCCTGAAGGAGTTTCATCCAGCACTTCAAAAAGCTTTGGATGACGCCGGAATAAAGGCTACCGTCTATCGCAAAAAAGAAGGTGACGGAAAGACCATCGGTCTATCCGTAAAGCAGCTGAAAGAGATCACTGCAAAGACCGGAATCAAGTTTGAAAAATCTGTAACTGTAGATGAACTTGCAGTGATTCTTAAAACTAATCATGACCTGAAAGTATATGATAAAGCACTGAAAGAGCGATTAAGAGAAAAAGAACATGAAGTATCTTCTCTTAAGACTGCATCATCAGAAAAAGACCACCGGATAGAATCGCTTAAAAATCATGTAAAAGACCGTGACACAGAAATCGAAAATCTTCGGTCAGAAGTAAAGGCTAAAGAAGCAACTATTAATCAAAGCAAAGCTGCTGACATAGAAAGTGAAAACACGAAATCAGAACTTCAGGAGCAGCTTCGTATTAAAGAAGCCGAAAAACAACGGCTTATTGAAAAAGCAAACAACATAATATCTGAAAAGAATCATCAGATACAAACGGTAACTACAGAAAATAAAGACCTTCAGCGGCAGCTTGATTATCTTCAAAAGGAACTCGAAAAGTCCAAGGAACGTATCTATGAACTGGAAGCAAAACAACATGAAAAAGAGCTTGAACACAAAAAGCTTGAACGCGATCAGACCTGGGGCAATAACAGCGGATGGGGAACTACTTCCAGCTGGGGCGATAATACAAAAACTTATTCGGAGGATAAGACATGGTAACACAGAATATAAAATCAGCTGTCACATCAGCTGAAAAGGTTCTTGATGGTATGGAAGATATTGCTTCCTCCGCCACCGGACAAGAGAAATCTCAGGAAGAGATTGAGATACAGAATCTTGAAAGAACTGCGAAGAAAGTCATTAACTCAACACTTAACACTGCTGTAGATATTGAGAAAGCATTCACCAAAGATAGTTCTTGGGGATCTGCTTCAGACTGGAGCAGTAAAGCACATATGGAGGAAATATTATGGTAAAGAAATATGGCCTGTGG includes these proteins:
- a CDS encoding plasmid recombination protein, whose product is MAEITKFSASEVAYHIKHDLREIPDGKDYGNESINRSLSGNNYSLLKGRCQTAEEANKYRKELEKEIHQYKRKNLVHAVEVVVQCPADCPPEQKDAFFNVTYEHICSTLPMGERCVFVAEVHVDERVKDHEGKIILDEYGNPLSKDHLHVMYVPAVPDTKHDGYQYKLCADQLTKRARLKEFHPALQKALDDAGIKATVYRKKEGDGKTIGLSVKQLKEITAKTGIKFEKSVTVDELAVILKTNHDLKVYDKALKERLREKEHEVSSLKTASSEKDHRIESLKNHVKDRDTEIENLRSEVKAKEATINQSKAADIESENTKSELQEQLRIKEAEKQRLIEKANNIISEKNHQIQTVTTENKDLQRQLDYLQKELEKSKERIYELEAKQHEKELEHKKLERDQTWGNNSGWGTTSSWGDNTKTYSEDKTW